Part of the Syntrophobacterales bacterium genome is shown below.
TCAGGCCTGCGCTGCCGTACGACAATTCCTCAAAGAATATATGAAGGCTCAAGGGGTCCAGTCCGATTCCCCCGTATTCGTCGGGGATCAAAACCGTGTGGTATTTCATCGCGTACATCTGCTTCATCACCGTCCAGAAGGGAGAGCCCTTCTGGATTACCTCTTCCGGCGTCATCCGGTCGAGTTCGCCTGCCGCCGGGCGTACAACATTGACGGCAAACTTGTGAACGCTTTCCTTCAGCGCGACCTGTTCATCGGTCAACTGCAATGCAAGTTCCTGGTATCCCATCACTCCCCCCAATCAAATGTTGCTGAATTTTCCTGCCCCCAAACAGTGCAACCGTTTCCAGGGTGCGGCCATTATCCGTTTTTAGATGAAATCGTCATACCTGTAGATAGCGCCATTTTTATAAGTAAAATCCTCGCGTAATTTTCTGTCGAGGTTTTTTTCCGACACGGTTTTCGGTATTTCCGCCACCACCTGCAGCCAGGAGGGGATAAAGTTCACAGGAAGTTCCTTTCTACATTTGGCGAAAACGGAGCGCGGATCGATCTGTGTTCCCGCAAAGGGGGTGATTGCTGCGACAAGGTCGCTTTCGCCGGGCGCGCCCGACGCGGCGGGAATACCGTAAACGCATACATCGCTGATATCAGGGTGTTCTCCTATTATTCGTTCGATGTATTCCGGCTGGATAAAGTCGCCCGACCGGCGCAGCTCGGCCCCCTTGCGATAATCGAAGTGCAGCCACCCCTCCTTGTCCTTGTGAACCATGTCGCCGGTTCTCAGCCATCCTCCCCTGGTTTTTTCCTCCGACTCTGCGGGCATGTTCCAGTAATCAACCCGGGTGTCGCCGTTGATGTTCCGGCAGATAAGCTCCCCCTTTTCATCGGGAGGAACTTCGTTGTCGTTTTCATCGACGACCTTCATCTCCATGACGCCGGGAACCGGTTTCCCGAAAGAGCCGACTGGCCCCTTGCCGACTGGTTTGTAGGCGAAGCCCCCTTCCACCGCCCCGTACCATTCGAGGACCTTCACCCCGAACCTTTTCTCGAAAGGCTCCCACAAAACCCCGGGGGTGCCGGCGCTGATTACGGTATTTACGGGATTATCGAGATCGTCCGGCTTTTGTGGTTCCATGAAGATGCCGGCCAGCATCCCGCCCAGGAGCGAAAAAGACGTGCAGTTGTATTTTCTACAGATGTCCCAGATTCTGCTTTTTGTAAACCGGGAGGTGAAAACGGCCTTGACGCCGAGGTAGAGAGCGGGGAAAAGCGTTACCGCCTGAGCATTGCCGTGGGTCAGCGAAAGGCCGGTATAGAGCGTGTCCCTGTCACGGCTGTATTTCCAGACGAGCCTGGTCATGATGTTGTAAACACCGGTGCGGTTGTTGCGGATCATGACCCCCTTCGGATCGCCGGTTGTGCCGGAGGTGTAGATGATCTGCATCGGCTGGCGCACGTCAAATATCTGCTGCTCTACCCTTTTCCAGGAATTATTCCCGATTGCCTCGTTGAAGATGCTGTGGCTGCTGGTCGGCGATATCCCCGATTCCGGACGTGAAACCACCGAAATCAGGTTTAATTTCTGGATATTTGGTAAAATCTCTTCAAGCTGGGGCAGGCAGGCGTCGGAGACGATTACCCCCTTCGCCCCGGAATTGAGAAAATAGTACTCAAGACGCTTGCCGGTAGAGCGGGGATCGATCGGGATCATCATCGCGCCGATTGTAGGGCCGGCCAAAAGCGCGTAAACAAACTCCGGATGGTTGTGCATCAGAACAATGTACTTATCGCCCTTGCCTATCCCGGCATCAAGCAGCAAGCGAGCTGCCTTGTTGGCATTTTCGTGAATGGTTCCGTATGTCAGGCGCTCCTCTACATTACCGCTTAAAAAAATCAGTATCTCCCGGTCGGGCTGTTCGTCCGCCTTCAGCTCGACGTAATGGGAGCAGATGGCCTGATTCAAATATTCTTTTCCCATACTTCATCCCCTATTGAAATTTTCGTTGCTACTCCTCGACGGCGCCGATAAAACCGCGGACAAAGGTGGGGAATTCCTTGCGGAATATCTCGTCCCAGTAGTCATTTGTCCAGTATTTATGGCGATCGAAGAACGGGTCGTTTTTCGCGGCGCTCACCGCTACGGCAACAGCGGTGTCGATATCGGGCATGGACTCCATCGCCTTGGCGGCAAACCCGAATGTGCCGAATACCCGGCACTGGAGACCCAGCCGCCAGGCCGCCGCAGCCGCGGCGTTGGCAGCCATATGCAGATTGATCGCCTTGAACATGCAGAAGGGGCCATTAGAGGTGAGGGCCTCCACCATTTCCGCCCGATTCAGCTCCGCGCACGTCGAATACCCGCAGGCGCCGCAGTTGTAATTCAAATCGGATTTTCTCGTGTCGCCGATTACCAGCATTGCAAACGGTTCCTTCACCATCGATTGCAGCGCCCGGCCGTCGCGGGCGGCAAGAGGCGACATGTCGCCGAGCGAAAAACAGAACTCGGAAATCGTTTCCAGCTCGTCGCTTCCCATGGCAGCCATCTTTATCGTGTTGCGGTCGCCGAATTTAATGGCAGTGTAGGCGGCAACGGCCATCAGCTCCAACGCCCGGGCGAGGCCGCCTGCGATCAGTTCACCCATCTCTATTTTTTCCATCGTATCAGTCCCTCCCTAACTGTAAATTGACCGGAACTGAGGCCAGAGCCTGCGGATTATCCTGTCATTCATCGTTCGTTCGTTGATCTCATCGCTTCTGGGGGGAACATCCCGAAACGGAGACTTTTCGGTCACCGAAATGCCGACGGCAAGGGCGAAGCCGGTATTCCGGGGGAGTATCCCCATCCGCATGGCGGCGGCCCCGGCGGACCAGAAAATCCCGTGATCGATGCCGAGTTGCCTTGCCTGCCCTACAATCCCGCCCACGGCGTAGGAGATGTTCGTCGCCCGAAACGCGCAAAGCGGCCCTGTGTAGGCAACCCCCGGCACCCGTTCGAGTTTGTCGGCCTTTCTCATGTAGTCGCATGTGAGATATCCGCAGAGGTTGCAGTTGATGTCAGAGGGGTCGGTAAGGCTGCGCAGGGAGGTGACGAGCATGATCGCATCCGCATCCCGCAGGGCGGCGGCGTCTTTCTTGAAAAAGTCCCAACTCTCTTTTTCAGCGGCCATTTTTTCGATTTCCTGACAGAGCTCTTCGATCGTGCACTCGTCTTCCAGGATATGCATCGTGCACTCCCCGACACCGCCGACGCGCGGCGAGGTCGTCCCTGACGCCAGTAGCAGCCGCGATGCAATATGGACGGCTTCTTTGCGGTCATCTTCAAACTGTTTTTGCGCTTTTTCCCTGCTCATAGGGATCTCCTTTCTTGCCGGTTATTCAACTTCCCTGAATCGGCAGATTGTTCTTTCTCGCTATTTCCGGATACATCTCATACGCGGGCTTCAAAAGCGGCAGTAATTTAAGGATGGTCGGCATCGGCCCCCGCGCCTTTATCTTTCTCTTGGCAAGGGCTATCGGCAATTTAAGCTCCTTCAACCAGAACTGGTGGCACGAATCGCCACTCAAATCCATCTCGACATTTGCCTTCAAATCCTGCGGACCGGTCAGTATCCGCATGTTGACCGAATCCACCCATAGT
Proteins encoded:
- a CDS encoding SCP2 sterol-binding domain-containing protein, with the translated sequence MPVFKDAQFMLEILGGLFRLALQDETAAPKFREAGVVIKFNITDPDGTLWVDSVNMRILTGPQDLKANVEMDLSGDSCHQFWLKELKLPIALAKRKIKARGPMPTILKLLPLLKPAYEMYPEIARKNNLPIQGS
- a CDS encoding AMP-binding protein — translated: MGKEYLNQAICSHYVELKADEQPDREILIFLSGNVEERLTYGTIHENANKAARLLLDAGIGKGDKYIVLMHNHPEFVYALLAGPTIGAMMIPIDPRSTGKRLEYYFLNSGAKGVIVSDACLPQLEEILPNIQKLNLISVVSRPESGISPTSSHSIFNEAIGNNSWKRVEQQIFDVRQPMQIIYTSGTTGDPKGVMIRNNRTGVYNIMTRLVWKYSRDRDTLYTGLSLTHGNAQAVTLFPALYLGVKAVFTSRFTKSRIWDICRKYNCTSFSLLGGMLAGIFMEPQKPDDLDNPVNTVISAGTPGVLWEPFEKRFGVKVLEWYGAVEGGFAYKPVGKGPVGSFGKPVPGVMEMKVVDENDNEVPPDEKGELICRNINGDTRVDYWNMPAESEEKTRGGWLRTGDMVHKDKEGWLHFDYRKGAELRRSGDFIQPEYIERIIGEHPDISDVCVYGIPAASGAPGESDLVAAITPFAGTQIDPRSVFAKCRKELPVNFIPSWLQVVAEIPKTVSEKNLDRKLREDFTYKNGAIYRYDDFI